The genomic region AACTTGTGTTGACTTCAGTATAGATGGACAcagatttctgaattttttaaaattttaaaataaaagttagaAAAATCCTAAAAATTTGTAGATACACCTCTGTAGCAATTAACTGTATTTAAAATCAGTGaatttacaaaagaaattatgtgGAACCTCCATTATGAGGGACAAGATTTCTGAGCCCAAAAAAGTTTTATCAGTAAATCAGTGCGATTGAACTTGAAGGCAACACACATGAAGCCTTCatcttttctgaagaaagtGAAACTGCCATCAGGAATGGGCATTTGAGACCGGGAGACCAAGTTTAAGGGCCCCAAAAGATTGGCTGGAGTTGGGGTGTGAGGATGTGAGATGTCCGTGCTGGAGGTCGGCACTGTGCTTGCTCGTTACTGAGagcacatgaaaacaaacaactgAAATGTGCTGGGAACTCCGAGCTCCCTTTCCTGTCGTAAGGGACTGGCTGAAAACGCTCTTCTTGCCGAGGGAAAGATTTGAAAATCTTATTCAGCATTTTTCCCTTAGTTAGGGAAATAGACTTTGCCTCTCATTTCAGCAAAGCTCTGTTCAGTTGCCAGAGCTGGTGGCTTTTAGGAAATGTCACATGTGAGCAAGTAGCAGAGGATCCAGCCAGTAGAAGCAGGGATTGTGAATTCCCAGGTGAGGTTTACTGTGTAAGGGTCCAATTCATTGGCAGTAGATTAAATGTGATTATTCCCATGGGTTTCAAAGGGCATTCAGTTAGATTATAATGGTTATTCTGGCTGCTTCAAAGGCGTGTTGCATTTCTGAGGTCAGCCTTGCTTTTCCCACAGATATGACAGAGATTGAATAGAATTCTTTATATGATGTATACTAGAATAAATTTGATCTTATGTAATTCAGAAATATGTATCTTGAGAGATTACAATAAAATGGCTGTTAGGAAAATATGCAGTTGTATTACTGGCACAGGTACTTTAAGCTGCATCCTTTAGGTCAATGCGGTTTCCAGTTTAACCATGGAAGATGGTCTTAAGATGTTGtgtgtttgaaatgtttttctctcaaGTTTCATGTTATTTTGGCCTAAATTCCTGCAGTAGAATTTAATTACTGGGTTTTGGTCAATAACAGATTGTTTTCCATGACAATGTTGAGGCTTGTCAGGAATATGACAGTTTAATCAGTCCGTAGAATCTTGTGGAATGGACTTCACTTGGGAGTGACGTCTGGCAACAGCCTCAGGTTTTGGCACCATTAAACCTTAATCCTGAGCTAAAGCTGGCCTTTCCACCTGAGTCTGAAACTAGCCTGGCTCTGACCTGAGCCCTGCTGGCTCTCTCTGAAGGCTATTGGCCTGCCCTCACTCTCCTTCCCTCACTGGGGCTCAAGGGAACGTTTGTCCCCCCGTGGGAAAGGCTGATCCACATCAGCTTTGAtcacaaaagctttgctgagCTTTTTATGTCCTGCTGAATTCTTTTatggggaaagggggaaggggaaaatctccttccttcctatttttttgTTACCAATAGCAAAAGTTGATCTACCTTTGTTCTCCACCTGCCACGTGTCCTCCTACTCTTTTCCTTTACCTTTCTCTGGGGACCATTGTTGGCAGCTGGCCAAGCCACCAGTCTTTTGTTGGTGGTATGTTTCAAacagcctgggctgagcaggaCAAACACTATTGCTAGTTAACAGCTTAGTCTTAATTGCTGTGACTATTGTGCCATTCTGTAAAAGAGCCAGAGAGGCCTTGTTCGTGCAGCTGATACATTGTTAAATGATGAGTGTTtcccttctgtttccttttgcaAAATTCCACGCTTATATGGGTAATGCAATCATTGAAGTAGACTTACAGCtttaaaatactggttttgggaaaaaattacagctttcaTTCACcccaggaggaaagaaagggatttCATATGAACAGTGAAGCTTATGAGAACTGTCTCATTTATGGAGTTCTGtgaaaagtattttgtattgttttatGCAGTGTTTTAACAAGCCTGGAAAATGTTGCTGGAATTAAAGGGAAGGATTGACTCTGTCCACAGGGGAAAGAGCCAAGAGATTAAGAGTTGAGCACTCAGTTTACAAGAGTAACTAAATCATGACTTGGGGAGTTCTGGGTCACACAACTTGAGAAACACTTTCTGAAGGGCTTGATTTGAACTCATTTTGGCAAGCCTGTAGGCTTCTGTCAGTGTTAGGGCCGGAGGGAATGGCTTAAGTCTGACTTAAAAGTGGGCTGATATACTGAGAGGAATATCCTGGACAACTGAGAAGTGTTTTCTATTTCAGATtatgccagtgctgctgcagatttCTGCTGAGAATTGAAACTCCATCAGATTCTTTTCCTGAGGAGTTTAAGGTTTGTGACTGTGTGTCCTTTGCACTGTCCCAactgcataaaataaaatctggtgCAGATCCCTGTATATGATGGTAGTATGAGAGATCCACCCGTCAATATTCTAGTCTCACACAACAGTAGCTCTGGTTTCTGAGATAATTTGAATTTATTGTGCAACCTACAGTAAAGCTACAGTTCTTTGCTACAGCAAAATGGGAGACCTAGAAATAAAGGGGGAAAATGAGTAATTATGTACATCTTTTCTCTGAAAGAGTTCACTGTTTGCATGAGGGGAAGTATTTGCTCAAGTATCTGCTGAGGTCAAGTAGCAAAGGTAAGTTGTGTTCCTAAATGGTTAACTGTGGCTTAAAAATACCCATATTGACAGGAACTGCAGGATAATGTCATTGgaactttttgtttttttaatacaccttaagaaattaaacaaagcaaatgCATTTGGTGGCGCCCTCAGGAAAAGTCCAGTCACTTCCTGACCAGTAAtctgcctgggagcagcagatACATTCTCATTGTTTGCCATTTCCAGTTTCCAGTAATGGGAACGATTACTTGATCCAGCCAGTTTCTGCTGAAGATCTGGGAAAACGTACAAATTTTAATGGCAAATTTTTATCGGTTTCCATaaaacaacaaggaaaaaaagcataacGTGGTTTTGGTACCTGGAGGCATCACCTCTGATAATgaatattgttttattttggaattaaGTGTCTGCTCTTCAGGAACGAGATGTATCTTGCTCTTCTGGTGATTTTCTTGCAGTGTAAGTTTGATAACTAAATCTCTGGGTGGGTACATGTGTTTCTGGTTTGTCTAGAGTTTGTTGAGGCTTTTTACAGTTTTGGATTACTGTCTCTCAATCTGTAAGCTTTGAAAATAACAttgcttctcatttttttttccaggttcaGAACTTTACGCTCAGGGGAAAGGTAGGGAATGGTagattgttgttgttttgttggggcttttttacgTACAAATTTAATGTAACTAATGTAACTAATTCCTCGGTTGTTGGTATGCATCTATAACAGAGTGTATTTGGACTTGCTGTACAATAGCTCAGTATGAAATTTGgctatatgaaaaaaaaagagttttactTGGTGGTGTTTCTTGGTATAGTGTTTAAATCAGAGATGTGCTGCTCATACCTTAATAAAAGTTTTGATGAAATCTTTCCTAGAGTAATTTGCTTTACTGAGCCATAAAAGAGGTGGGAGACAAAATTAGCATTTTGTTTTGGTATGTAAAAATCCCTCTCATGCCCACAGGGAAGGATAAAGGATAAAATTATAGAATATAAATTAAGGGCACTGTCTCCTGGTCTTGCAAAAGAATTGATTGTGTCTGAGCAGAGTTCAGAAATTGTGTTCTGAAAGGAGCACGTTTACTTTTTATGTTATCATCCTGCTGGCTACCAGCACGTACATTCTGAATGCTTGCTTTTTTCCATCACCCAGGAGAAATGTGTGCTTCTTGTTGTCATGTGGTCTATTCACATGCAGAGAAATTCACAGCGTTTTCACTGATTTTATGCCCCAAACTCTCTCTAGCAAGGACACATTATAAATAGCTGGTAAGCGCACAGGACAAGGGACTTCTTTAGATGCAGGAAAGCTTTTCTATTTGCATAGCAATTTCTAATACAAATCCTGACCAGAATGAGCATAACCCAAAAGTGTAAGTTctaaaggaagagaaagtgaaTGAACTAATACATCTTTCTCTATACTTGTTCCTCTAGATGTCAGAACATAAGTATTAATTATACCAGGATTCTAACAGTTATAATATTTAAGCTACAAAGTATTTATCTTTGCTGTGGTTATAAACACAGAATGTATTTCTATGCACATACATTTctatacacatatacatatgtatatataaatactaCTATGAACTTTATTTCCAGAAGTGCTTATCAATTTAAATTACAATATTCCTATCaaatgaaatgtgaatttttaaattaatgtttgtAATTTAAATGTAGAAGCTTGAGATAACCGTGTTATGTTGgactaatttaaaataaatataactttttattttattttgtctcaAGTTTTTACTTTCAACAGAGTTGAAATCAGGGTTCAGCCATCTGTCAAAGTGAAGAATGGAGCTCCGATGTCAATCATCTGCCATGCTGATATTAgcaaaaatactgatttccAGCTGAAGCataattttacaatttttaaggATGGAAAGCTTGTGTTTATGACTGTATCAGACAAAGAAGATGCACGGTATGAAATACCTGTGGCCAAATCTTCAGATACAGGAGACTATGAATGTACTGTGAAAGCAGATGGAAAGTTGAGTTTCAGTAACTCCATCTATGTTTGGGTAGCAGGTGAGTGTTCTGTCAGACATGGCAGATAAGATACAAAGAGAGAACAGCCTTACAGGGTAGGAATAATAGTCAGTGCTAAACAGGGTATCTTGCAAAGTGTGTTTTATCCGTTGACATCACAGTACTTGATGAGAGTTTGGTACTAACCCCCATGTTAAGGCACAGAAGTGAACTCAGGACCCcaaggctccaggacagatcAGTCATGGTCAGGAACACAGTCTGTGCCACCACCCCCACTGTCCTGACTGTGGGACACCCCCTCTGTTCCCGAGACTAGAGAAAGTATTTGTGAAAGTTGTGCCCACCCCAGTAACCATGATGAGGGGTGGGTAGATTCCTGGAAATGCTGGAAATAACGTATAGAGATGCTCAGGGTGTGAAAGCCATTGTCAAAGCCAGCATCAGCCATGGGTTGCTTTTGTAGACAATGTTGTATCAGTCTTGTTCTTTCATCTCTTACGAGAACAGGGGCCACCTCCATCCATACCCTTTCTAGACATGTTCTTGACTGCAGGTGACAATTTTCCCCTTGGAAAAGCAAGTTGGAAAGACTTTGTCAGCATTATGTAGTTACTGGGTCATTTTTTGGTTCTTGCAAACTATTTGCATCTGTTAATTAATATAAATCATTCCCACAGTCATCAGATATAGTGTTTATTTCAGGATTATGCAatgttctatttcttttcttgttgtcTATTATAAGGAATGACCAAGCCAATCCTGACTGCTGACAAAAAAGAAGTCTTAGAGGGTGAAGTTGTGAAATTACGTTGTGAGCTGCCAGAAGAAGTACCTCCTTTAGAGTTCTTTTTCCGGAAGATAAAGACAAATTCAGCACCTAAAGAAAAACGTGTacctgaacaaaaccaaaatttttctgaagtggaaTATTACGTTGAAGAGGGAGATAATATTTTACAATTTGATTGCTTTGGCAAGAGACAAGTAAGATCTGGATGGGAAAGCTCACAGCATAGCAACAAAACACTTGTTACAGTCAAGGGTAAGTTACttgacttttgtttttccatttctttgcttGCTATAGATAAAAATAGGGtcatatatttatatgtgtatCTATCTATCTCTATGTTTATATGTATTCTCTTGCAGAACCATTTATAAAGCCCACTCTGATCACTGGGCCCTCCAGTAATGTTACAGAAGGAGACCAAATAGAATTTGAATGCTCAACTGTGGTAGCTCAAATGCGTGACATTGAAATCATCctccagaaaaacagaacaataCTGAACAGTATACGAGAtaagaaatttttgaaatacTCTACAGTAGCTACTCAAGAGGACAGTGGTGAATACCTGTGTAAGGTGGAGCAAGGAGCGGTGTCTAAAACCACAAAACTGAATGTCTTTGTATCAGGTAAAACTTCTGTTCATCTTAGATGTTACTTGAagtattaatatttaaatttaaatttggcAGAACTCAAGATCCAAGTGTGACCTCCAGATCCAAATGTAAATTTTCTGTAAGTTAAAGGCTAGGTAGGTTTTAGTTTCTGATTTTTGCCCACCTATACTTCCCAACTAAAATAATATCCTCAAACAACCTGTGAAAAGTGGTTTCAATTGCTAAGtttctgttttccctgaaaatacaataatattaaaataacatgATTGTTTTGTTCCCAAATTATAAACTATCAGTATGTCCTTCATTCTGTATACTTTGAGATAAGTAGTCATATTCTTCCAGGCTCACTTTGAATGAATCAGTTCTCTTTTGATCTTGCAGAGTTATTTCCCAAGCCAACATTGTCTGCTTCTATGACTAAGCTGGATGAAAGTAAAGATTTAATTTTGAGTTGCAGCATTAATGGTTTTCGGAGAGCCAACTTCTCTATAGTACGGAAAGGTTCCCATGAAGACATCCTGTTGAAAAATTCTAGAGTCTTAGCAATGAAAGTTAATGTGAATGATACTGGATCTTACACCTGTAAAGCTGAAGTAAAAGGAATAGTCAAGGAGAGCAAACCTCTAAGGATAAATGTTTATGGTGAGTTGATACAGAGGCTTAGAACCCACCAGGGTGGGGGAGGATCTAAACCAGAAGCATATAAATAAGCGTATCTGTTTACAGGATCAGTCTGTAGTCCATGGACTAGCAGGGTGTCTATTAGTTCTTACAACATGCATTTCTGTGAGATGTGCTTTAGCTGCAGAGGATTTGGCCTATTGTGATCTAATCAAGTCAGACTTTCCAGGGCTGGCCCTTGGAGAAGGGAGTTGGCATGGCTTCCCTTGGTTCTGCTAGGGACCAGATAAACTCCCATTCATTCCCATTTGCAGGAGCCAGGAATGTTCCAAAAAACTTTCACTTTGATCTGAAGCTCTGTCTGTGTCTGCCTTGAACCCCTCCCCCGACCCTTCAGGAAGAAAGCCAGGAGAGCCAGAGGTCATCTGGTTGGCTCTACTCTAGAAAAGGCAAGGGTTCATTGCTATCAACATAGCCCCCTCACCAGCACACTAACTATGGATACTCCAGTTCCCTTCCCTCTCATGGAACAGGCACAGTGGTTCTCCAGTCTGTCAAAGGGATGAACTGGGTTGTGActcactgtgctgctgaaaCAGGGCCctgaggaggagctgtgcaATCCCTCTCAGGTCATACATGGAACGGACCTGCTCCTTGGGTCAGAACTAGTTTTGGAGTTTGGATGATCCACAGTTGTGTCACTGatccttttcttgttttgcttcatGTTCTCCCTGTATGCTACTTTATTCAAAGTTACATATATTCTATTATCTATTCTATTGATTTGTTCAAGTCTCCCTGTTTCTATTCTATCAATGAGGAAGAACATCCCAATATAGACTGTGTGCAAACCAGCTAAATATTGTATATTTATAAGTTTTCTACAAAATAATATTGTGTATTTTGGCCTTATGCAGTGTAATttgcaacaatttttttttattcaccTTTTAGCTCCAGTCTCCAAGCCAACTCTTTCCGTTGTCAGTGGTTCACCGGAGGTGATATTAGGGAAGCCTCTACAATTAATCTGTCATTCAGTGATGGGAACACCACCAATAACATTCACATTCTACAAAGGGGATGAAGTTAGGAAAAATGTAACTAATGACACATATGCTATATTCTTGGATGAAGATATTGGACTAAATGACAATGGAGGATACAAATGTGATGCTAGAAACAATCACTCCAGTGGTGTGAAAACTAGCAATATTCTAAATGTCACAGTGATAGGTAAGTCTGTTTAATTCTTCTTCTTGTCTAATGTCATATTTAGAGTTTTGAAACAGTAGCAGTAAATGGTGGACTAAGCAAAATGGATGTGAAATGTTTACAAGTTTTTGCTCACTTGACTTAAAATAGTTGTCTATCACAGCACAATAGTCCAGGACCAGAGCAGAAGTCTATTCTTGATCTTTGATAAAGAAGAAGTGATTTCTCTCTACCAAGGAGTTTTCAGTTTTGCATCCTTGTTTGAACTCAAATTGTGTTGATCTTAGTAAGATAAACTTGTGGTTAATaggctgttttccttctggtttttgaCACTGAGTTGTGTATGACTAGAACAGATACATCCAGAATTGCTGCATTTCTTCTGAGTCTGTTGGATTATTGCACACTCTCCACTTGCTGAGCTCCCAAACAGGGCTTTTAATACAGTATTTGCACTCACCCAGACTACAGCACCTTAGGACTCACCTTAAATTCATCAGTTCCACTGTTTACTAACACTAGAGAGAAGCTGGAAGATAAAACTCTTCAGAGTTTTATCCAGGAAGATCTTTTGAATCCAGGAAGGTCTTTTGAAATAACAAggcacaaataaacaaacacaaagcatAATCTTAGTCCATTAACAAGTGGGTATTTCTTTGCTGGAACTGGTGAATCCCAGCTGTTAGAGCTGTGGTTTGGGATATATTGTGACACTGTTTAGAAGTTCTGAAGAGAAGGTCGTGTTTTGGAGCCAGGTGACCCAGTCTTCCACAGTCCACCACTGGTGAGGTGGTAACTTTGAATCCTCTGTATTCTGTCCTTTCTGTCTCTACCAGATCTAAAGAAGGACTTACGTATTCCAGAGCAATTCTCTCTGTCAGGGGCTCAGTCATAGTAACCCATGTCTTCTATCTAAATCTGCTTCCTAATACATCTTTCATGACCAGCATCTTTTCATATCAAATCTggtttccttcctctgcttctgtGCCAGTGTTGCCTTATGATCCTTCTCTACATCTGCCTCGTGTTATCCATAGGCCTTCCCCAAACACAATATTTCcagagaaattttctttatGAATTTTAGCAAAACATGCTTCATATCCCAAACATTTTGCAAAGCTGCTGACATTCTACATGTCTTGCATCACACTATGTGTGTCCATTTTCTCCCCCTTTAATTACAAAGGCTGAAGCTCATCTGTTCCTAGGCTAGTTCTGTGTATGctaaaatgcttcatttttaaacTAGTAGACTTAAAAACCATGGTTTGGCTATGCATATTCTTACAACTTGCTCAAATGCTAAATAACTTCTCTCCTTGTGTTTGCTAGACTCTGTAACCATTgaaatttgggattttcttATGCCTTTGGAGAACTCGTTCCATTGTCTCCTGAGACACCCTCTATTGTATATTAAAAGTTACAAGAATACAGTTGCCATACAGTTAGCAAAGAACAGCATAACTCTACATAACTATGAAAGCAGAACTACATAAACTGCACCATAATTATTTACACAATGGAACTGCTGAGTGTATTATTTCTGGGAATTAAATCATTTGTAGACTGGGGCCAGAGGGGTATCCAAAGGATTTTAAGGAAAGAGACTGACTGACCTCTGTGGAATGGATATAATTTCTTCCTGtgtctgctttgtttctttatcGTGCCCTCTCTATTTCTGGGTGTATACAAATATTTACTAGAGGACACTGTCTGGCAGAGACTATTCAGAAAGGTTAATACTGTGCATTCAGTCTCTGTTTAACTAAGCATTAAAGCAAGCATTTCTACAATACAATGTTTTGTCATCAAAGTTGTTTCTAATAGTGCTAATACTTGTTTTCTTTACGCCTTCCTCTGTAGTACCAATCAGGAATGCCAGTTTGGGCAGTGTTCCGTATGGAGAAGTAGAAGTTGGCAGTGatactgcttttctttgctctgtgaaAGAAGGATCTTGGCCAATAGACttcaagttttttaaaaaaactgatCATGAGGTTCTTCTACATGAAGTAAGGGAGTATTCAGACAGAACCATATGGCACAAGAAAACAATGAAGAGGAAGGACACAGGGACCTATTATTGCATGGCTTCGAACCGAGCCAGCATGGACGTGAGGAGCCATCCAATAACCATCCATGGTGAGCTCATTATTGATAAGCTGCCTACTATGTCACCATGATAGGTAAGGGCATCTGATCTGACATGTTCCTAAGTATGACTCCCttacttgtttttcttccacCACTGTCAGAAGTTAAACAGAGAGATGTTTTTATAAACGAAGATTGTCCAGCTTACATAGAAAAATTTAAGGGATACCCAAAAGCCAAAGGAGCCAGGTGCAAACTAAAACCAAGCTGTTGATGTACTGAGCTTTTGGTCACAAAGGAGAGGCTTACTAGAGAACTTAGAACACAAGTCTCCTCCAAGTTCTTCCCCAGTGTGTAAGAGGGTTGATGTCTAGTAAAATGAAAGGTCAGGAACTGCAGGATTTGGTAGTGTTGACCTATCACTGTAACTACTCTcttaaacatgtttttcttatttgcaGTCATCTTAGCAGCTTGGCAGAAAGGAGTCATTGCTGCGTTTGTCCTAACAGCCATCGCAGGAGCAGGAGCCATTGCTTTATGGTGGTTTTTGCGTAAGAAGAAAAAGGGTAATGAATGGTTCCCTTCTCTTTGTTTGGGGAGAAATGTATTACAGTTAAACTTGCATTTGTCTCAGCAGCAAAGGCTTATGGGGGTGAGGCTTCAGAGATAACTAAACACAATTAAAAGAATCTACTTAAAAATGCCACCTGACCCAAATTAAGCTGCAAATGTGCTGAAGCTTTCCAAGCATATTGGGCAGAACACAGTGCTGGGCAGGCACTAGGGAAACAAAAAGGCTATCAAATACAGGCCAGAATTACACTGTTCCCATGCAGTCCTAAATTCAGCCCCAGGCAATGTAGATGCAAACAGGGCTTGAGGAGGTT from Corvus moneduloides isolate bCorMon1 chromosome 19, bCorMon1.pri, whole genome shotgun sequence harbors:
- the PECAM1 gene encoding platelet endothelial cell adhesion molecule isoform X16 encodes the protein MYLALLVIFLQCSELYAQGKVFTFNRVEIRVQPSVKVKNGAPMSIICHADISKNTDFQLKHNFTIFKDGKLVFMTVSDKEDARYEIPVAKSSDTGDYECTVKADGKLSFSNSIYVWVAGMTKPILTADKKEVLEGEVVKLRCELPEEVPPLEFFFRKIKTNSAPKEKRVPEQNQNFSEVEYYVEEGDNILQFDCFGKRQVRSGWESSQHSNKTLVTVKEPFIKPTLITGPSSNVTEGDQIEFECSTVVAQMRDIEIILQKNRTILNSIRDKKFLKYSTVATQEDSGEYLCKVEQGAVSKTTKLNVFVSELFPKPTLSASMTKLDESKDLILSCSINGFRRANFSIVRKGSHEDILLKNSRVLAMKVNVNDTGSYTCKAEVKGIVKESKPLRINVYAPVSKPTLSVVSGSPEVILGKPLQLICHSVMGTPPITFTFYKGDEVRKNVTNDTYAIFLDEDIGLNDNGGYKCDARNNHSSGVKTSNILNVTVIVPIRNASLGSVPYGEVEVGSDTAFLCSVKEGSWPIDFKFFKKTDHEVLLHEVREYSDRTIWHKKTMKRKDTGTYYCMASNRASMDVRSHPITIHVILAAWQKGVIAAFVLTAIAGAGAIALWWFLRKKKKAKGPSMEMSGSALAPNLTSEKLTRQPSDGNYYSGSGYIEDNENHMKSTDESKDSMENRHSRIYGHPDAI
- the PECAM1 gene encoding platelet endothelial cell adhesion molecule isoform X7 produces the protein MYLALLVIFLQCSELYAQGKVFTFNRVEIRVQPSVKVKNGAPMSIICHADISKNTDFQLKHNFTIFKDGKLVFMTVSDKEDARYEIPVAKSSDTGDYECTVKADGKLSFSNSIYVWVAGMTKPILTADKKEVLEGEVVKLRCELPEEVPPLEFFFRKIKTNSAPKEKRVPEQNQNFSEVEYYVEEGDNILQFDCFGKRQVRSGWESSQHSNKTLVTVKEPFIKPTLITGPSSNVTEGDQIEFECSTVVAQMRDIEIILQKNRTILNSIRDKKFLKYSTVATQEDSGEYLCKVEQGAVSKTTKLNVFVSELFPKPTLSASMTKLDESKDLILSCSINGFRRANFSIVRKGSHEDILLKNSRVLAMKVNVNDTGSYTCKAEVKGIVKESKPLRINVYAPVSKPTLSVVSGSPEVILGKPLQLICHSVMGTPPITFTFYKGDEVRKNVTNDTYAIFLDEDIGLNDNGGYKCDARNNHSSGVKTSNILNVTVIVPIRNASLGSVPYGEVEVGSDTAFLCSVKEGSWPIDFKFFKKTDHEVLLHEVREYSDRTIWHKKTMKRKDTGTYYCMASNRASMDVRSHPITIHVILAAWQKGVIAAFVLTAIAGAGAIALWWFLRKKKKAKGPSMEMSGSALAPNLTSEKLTRQPSDGNYYSGSGYIEDNENHMKSTDESKGPDLESAEVDYTEVEVSTLDPHRAPEQKGTETVYSEIRKTNNDSMENRHSDLCRTDMGQSLSPEQL
- the PECAM1 gene encoding platelet endothelial cell adhesion molecule isoform X15: MYLALLVIFLQCSELYAQGKVFTFNRVEIRVQPSVKVKNGAPMSIICHADISKNTDFQLKHNFTIFKDGKLVFMTVSDKEDARYEIPVAKSSDTGDYECTVKADGKLSFSNSIYVWVAGMTKPILTADKKEVLEGEVVKLRCELPEEVPPLEFFFRKIKTNSAPKEKRVPEQNQNFSEVEYYVEEGDNILQFDCFGKRQVRSGWESSQHSNKTLVTVKEPFIKPTLITGPSSNVTEGDQIEFECSTVVAQMRDIEIILQKNRTILNSIRDKKFLKYSTVATQEDSGEYLCKVEQGAVSKTTKLNVFVSELFPKPTLSASMTKLDESKDLILSCSINGFRRANFSIVRKGSHEDILLKNSRVLAMKVNVNDTGSYTCKAEVKGIVKESKPLRINVYAPVSKPTLSVVSGSPEVILGKPLQLICHSVMGTPPITFTFYKGDEVRKNVTNDTYAIFLDEDIGLNDNGGYKCDARNNHSSGVKTSNILNVTVIVPIRNASLGSVPYGEVEVGSDTAFLCSVKEGSWPIDFKFFKKTDHEVLLHEVREYSDRTIWHKKTMKRKDTGTYYCMASNRASMDVRSHPITIHVILAAWQKGVIAAFVLTAIAGAGAIALWWFLRKKKKAKGPSMEMSGSALAPNLTSEKLTRQPSDGNYYSGSGYIEDNENHMKSTDESKDSMENRHSDLCRTDMGQSL
- the PECAM1 gene encoding platelet endothelial cell adhesion molecule isoform X8; the encoded protein is MYLALLVIFLQCSELYAQGKVFTFNRVEIRVQPSVKVKNGAPMSIICHADISKNTDFQLKHNFTIFKDGKLVFMTVSDKEDARYEIPVAKSSDTGDYECTVKADGKLSFSNSIYVWVAGMTKPILTADKKEVLEGEVVKLRCELPEEVPPLEFFFRKIKTNSAPKEKRVPEQNQNFSEVEYYVEEGDNILQFDCFGKRQVRSGWESSQHSNKTLVTVKEPFIKPTLITGPSSNVTEGDQIEFECSTVVAQMRDIEIILQKNRTILNSIRDKKFLKYSTVATQEDSGEYLCKVEQGAVSKTTKLNVFVSELFPKPTLSASMTKLDESKDLILSCSINGFRRANFSIVRKGSHEDILLKNSRVLAMKVNVNDTGSYTCKAEVKGIVKESKPLRINVYAPVSKPTLSVVSGSPEVILGKPLQLICHSVMGTPPITFTFYKGDEVRKNVTNDTYAIFLDEDIGLNDNGGYKCDARNNHSSGVKTSNILNVTVIVPIRNASLGSVPYGEVEVGSDTAFLCSVKEGSWPIDFKFFKKTDHEVLLHEVREYSDRTIWHKKTMKRKDTGTYYCMASNRASMDVRSHPITIHVILAAWQKGVIAAFVLTAIAGAGAIALWWFLRKKKKAKGPSMEMSGSALAPNLTSEKLTRQPSDGNYYSGSGYIEDNENHMKSTDESKGPDLESAEVDYTEVEVSTLDPHRAPEQKGTETVYSEIRKTNNDSMENRHSDLCRTDMGQSL